TCGCCTGGTCTTGCTCTAATTCACCTCCACTATCTGCTCAAGGATGGAAGCCCTAAATCCTTGTCTCACAGATTTCATATGACCTCAAAAAGTTCCTCCAGAAGTCTGACTAACATCCTTCCTGTTGCCACCATCCCCTCCCTTCTCATATCTCCTCAAAGCATAATCTTGAGTGTGAATCTCCAAGCAGTTCTGAGCACCTTAGAGATCTTATTTGGAGGTAAAGGAGCAGAGAAAGAATCAGAATGGATGAAGGTCAAATAGCAGGAAGGACCTCCCAACACCTAAACACCGAATGACATAAATACTCACCACCACAACACCTTCAACTGCCTGGCTTCCGGGGTGGGACAATGATCTTTGGGCTTTCCATGACGTGGGGACTCTGCTGGGGCTCAGGCTGTGGGTGAAGCGACACTTCCTGTCCCTGGGGGCTGGGTAAGAGGGGAGCTGCTGAGTGTGCATACCTGTTGAGAGCACAGGCACCCGCCCTGCTCTGGGGCCCTGCTCCCATGGAGATGCCCCTGGCCCAGATAGGCCCCCCAGGTAGGTGTGAAGTTTCAGAgtgtgggtgggaggggaagCAAGACCCCCAAGACCCCCACCACTGCTGCTGCCCTGGGTCTGAGCTCCCACCTCCCGGGTGAGGGGCCCACACCAAGCCACAGCTGGCAGGCCGACTGGCCAAGTGCCCGCCACGCCTGCTCCCTCTGGGGTCCCTGTCTACTCAAGCCCAGAGGACAAAGGTGTCACCGTGGGCTGAGGCTTCTTGGGAGAAAGGAGACACTGGGAGGATGGGGTGGCAGGCAGAGGCTCCTGGTCCCGAGAGGGGCCTGGCCTGGAGCCCTCCTCTCTGTGAGACCCCCAGGCCTCATTCCCAGCCTCTCCTTCCTGGCACCCCACTTGCCCTCCAGCTGCACCAGCCCCTCTGCGACACCTTGGCAGCTTATTCCCGGACCTGAGGATCCCCGCTGCTGTCCCTCTTGCATTTCTCTTGTCATGTCCTGTCCTGTCGTACAGGTCCCTGGTCAGAGGCCTTGGAGTCACTCTAAGCCTGGGTGGAAGGGGATAGAGGCGGCTCCTTTCCGAGGAACCCAGCAGCCTTCTTTGTGCCAACAGGGAGTTATGAAGTCCCTGCCCCAACCTTCAGCACTTTCCAGACCATGGACTGGACCCGCCAGCGATGCCTGAGCTCCGGCTTGCCCCAACCGCAGGCCTTGAGGGCGGAGGAGCCCCCGCCCAGCTTGGGGACGCTGGCTGTCCACGCGGCGGTGAGTGGAAATGTCGGGGGTGGAGAGGACCCTCTCATGGGCTCCCACCTCCCAAGGGTGAGGATGTGCGCCTGGCAAAGGTTGCCACGAGAGTGGGCAGGGACGAATGATCGGGGGCTGCCAACGGGGCGGGAGCCCCCCAATGGGGCAAGGAGATGGGCAGTGCGTCCTTCCTGGCTGAGTTGCCTGCTCACCCCTCGCTGCTCCTCTGCCCCTGGGAAGCTCAGGCTGGGCCCACAGGCAGGCCACCAGGTTACAGTGCACAGAGTCCCAGAAGAGACCCCTCATCGGGCGCCTTCCTCTGCTCGTGCATCCCCGCCCCACCTCAGCCCTTCTCACCACCCAGACATGAAGTTGCCTGGCTGCCTCTCCCCCCACTATTTAACAGCTCACTGCGGGCCGGATTAAAGGCAGGACCCAGGGGAAGGGGGGGGAGGGTCTCTGGAAACCAAACAGCTGGAGCTGAAGAAGCGATTTAAGCTGTGACCTTGGGAAGGATGTTCTGGTCAATTCTACCCTAAAATAGGTAGTGGCTGGCGTGGGATCAGGAAGCCCCCTAATCACCTCCCTGAACTCTTCTCTCCAGGCATCTCCCTGGACCCCAGAGACTGCTTCTGTCCCAGGGAATACTGAGAAGGCCGAAGAGGTGCCCGGGGAAGATGGCCTGTCCCTGCAGGCCGAGATCCTTGCTTGGTTCCAGAAGACCCAGGCCCCCTGGCTCCTGCAGCAGGGGACAGCACCAGCCTGGTTCCATGGCTTCATCACCCGGAGGTGAGTCACCGAGAGCAGCCGCGGCAGGTCCCAGGGCCTGCAGTCAGCCAGTGTGGAGGCACAGGCCAATAATCCCAGctcctgaggaggctgaggcaggaggatcacaagctaaAGCCAACTGGGCAGCttcaaaggactggggatgaagctcagtggtagagcacctctaggttcaatccccaatgcctcagggaaagaaaaaagaaagagttgaTTGAGGCTGACTCCAGACTCCAACTCCTAGAGTTTCCTTTCACTGAAACCTCTCTCGGGAGGGAGACCACTGGAGAGGCAGGCTCAGGGCCAGCCCTCCGTGTGCCTCTTTCTCCTCTAGGTTGCCTTAACCTACCGTCTCCGATCTCTAGTCCTCAGATtttctgcctctctccctccctgcatctctctctctctggctctctcctGCCCACACGCCTCCTACCCTTGCAGAGCCCCCTCCATTTCTCAGCCTGTGATCTCTGAGCTCTAGAAGTCTAATTACCATCCCTGTTACTGCAGCTGCTGCCCTGGTAGGATGCAGGGTGTCCGGAGCCTTGCCCCTGGCCACACCCAGTCCCCCCCCCAGTGGAAGAGCTGCGACCCATCCTCCCTCTGCATGCCCACCCTCCCGCTCTGCGAGCCTCCCGCATGCTTGCTTGGGGGTGGGGATCCATCCCCACGAGAATCACGGGGGCAGAGAGAGGCCAGGAGGGTCAGGCCCAGGTCCGTCCACTTCTCTGCATCACCCTCAGGGAGGCCGAGAGGTTGCTGGGGCCCCAGCCTCAGGGATGCTACTTGGTGCGGTTCAGCGAGAGCGCCGTGACCTTCGTGCTGACCTACAGGTGAGGGCGGGGCTTCGGGCTAATCACTTGGCGGGACTGGGCTGACTCAGCCTCTCCCCGCGGGGCTCCCGCTCCGCCCTCTGATGGCTCAGGGCAGAGACCCTGGAGCTGGGAGGTAGGGGTCGCAGCTGGTGGCCCTGGCCAGGGAGAGGCAATGGCGAATCTGATCCTGATTGACGCCCTCCAGGAGCCGGACTTGCTGCCGCCACTTCCTGCTGGCCCAGCTCAGGGACGGGCGCCACGTGGTGCTGGGCGAGGACAGCGCCCACGCGCAGCTGCAGGACCTGCTGCGGCACTACACCGAGTGTCCGCTCAGCCCCTACGGGGAGACGCTCACCCGGCCGCTCGCCCGCCAGGTACGCCTGGAGCCCGGGGGGACTCGGGCCAGCCCCTGTTCACCCGAGTCCAGGCCCATACCCCAGCACCAGGCACTTTCTCAGCCCGACACACGACCCATTCCTGACGTCCTCGCCCACATCTTCCAGAAAAATGAgtgctgggggaggaggggccctttaccactaagctacatccccatcctccCCTTCGCCGCCCCcgctttttttgagacagggcctgcTGACTTTGCCCAGGCTACCCTTCAACtggtcatcctcctgcctcagcctcctgagctgctgggattacaggcatgcaccacctccccagcccagtccttttgtttttttttaagttaagagACATTTACTCAGTACCTAAAGCTACCTACCAGGTACTGGAAGGCCCTGGGAATAGATTCATGGACAAGACAGGCAAGTTTTACACTTGCAAACCTTACTTTTCAGCAGGAAAGACAGACAAGTGATAGGGATCCAGTATGGAGATTTTGGTGCCAGGAGAATATGGGAGTGTCATTTCACCTAACAGGTGCAGAGCCAGGGATTGCCTCTCTTAAAAGGTTCAGTCTGTTTTGAGAGACCACTGTGTGCCCAACATCCTTCTGGGCATTGGGGGGACAGAAGTGAACAACACTGACCAAAATATCCCAGCCTCAAGAGGGTTACATTCTAGTACAAGGAGACAGACAGCaagtaaataatagaaataacaaatagtgcacagtgccaggcatggtggtaatcccagaggctggggaggctgaggcgcaaagattgcaagttcaaggccagcctcagcaatttagcaaggccgtgtctcaaaataaaaaataaacagggctggggattcaTCTCAGGAGTTAAATGCCGCTGAGTTATATTCTCAgtaccccccccacaaaaaaaatagtatttgatTATGTCCAGTAACAGTAAGTAAGCATCAAGAAGAAAACCCAGCACCATACACAgtggtccatgcctataatcccaacagtttgggaggctgacataggaagatttcaagttcaagtccagcttcagcaacttaacaagaccttgcctcaaaaaataaaaagggctggagatgtagctcattggtagggCATCCcggggttcaatctctagtactgaaagggagagaggaagagaaagaatacaTAAATTGACCACTGGATTTACCAAAGGAAGTCATTGGTGACCAACAGGAAGTTTCATGGAGTTTGATTTGGTTCAGTGCCTTTGAGAGGAATAGGCAGGGGAGAACCCCAAGATTCTCAAGCAGCTATAGCAGGATATAGGAAAGTCTCGGGGAGAAGGGAAGCTGGATGGAGCTGAGAAAGCTAAAGGCATGCTGTCGGGGACTGAGGTCTAAGCCAGGGTCACACAGGGTCTTGCCACGGAAGCTCTCAGGAGTTTGGTTTATCCTGGGCAACAGGCAATCCTGCAGGTTGTTAGGGAGTTTGGGTAAGGAGACCAGAACAGGTTGGGAGGGCaagaggaggcagggagagatgAAGAAGCCCTAATAAGGGTGGTGGCTGCAGGCTTGAGATGAGTGGGCAGATGAGAAAAATATGTAGGCAGTGGACAAGGCAGACGGGTATTGGATTTGATGTGGGGGGACAGTGGGTATTGAGGCTGACCCTAAGGTGCTATTTGGGCAGCAAAGTAGCATTgccactttttttaaattttttttttttagttgtagttggacacaatacctttattttatttatttttatgtggtgctgagaatcaaacccagcgcctcgcacatgctaggtgagcgctctaccactgagccacaaccccagccccctgtgttGCCACTTTTATTTATGAAAGAATTCCAAGAGAGGAGAGCGTGAGGACAAGGAGAAAGAGGATTATGATTTGGATCCAGGAAGACCGCAGTGGATTGTAGGAGCACAAGAAAGTCCCTGTGGCTTTAGCTTACCAGGAGTAGAGGGCATGCGGAGAACATTCATGAAGCTAGGGTTAATGCTGAG
This region of Ictidomys tridecemlineatus isolate mIctTri1 chromosome 11, mIctTri1.hap1, whole genome shotgun sequence genomic DNA includes:
- the Sh2d2a gene encoding SH2 domain-containing protein 2A; protein product: MEMPLAQIGPPGSYEVPAPTFSTFQTMDWTRQRCLSSGLPQPQALRAEEPPPSLGTLAVHAAASPWTPETASVPGNTEKAEEVPGEDGLSLQAEILAWFQKTQAPWLLQQGTAPAWFHGFITRREAERLLGPQPQGCYLVRFSESAVTFVLTYRSRTCCRHFLLAQLRDGRHVVLGEDSAHAQLQDLLRHYTECPLSPYGETLTRPLARQTPEPAGLSLRTEESDSGSHSQNPSPQHNPDMQQGQAPALPHKEGAWEPKEPTQPPRTKPPVPAKPQLPPELYTSPAPRPRPVPPPKPTHPIYQEPEEPIAFYAMGRGSPGEAPSNIYAEVEGLSATASAGHRVLRKCLSRPVPGGQNPGGPQRHSENPGAGQGPPLPQQPPLPWRHTLPHNLSRQVLQD